In Neptuniibacter halophilus, the genomic stretch GATATCCACCTTTACAGGTGCACCAGCGGTCTTAGCCTTTGCACTTGGGTTCCAAGAAGCTACGAATGGGACTGCTGCTCCCACGGCACCTACCGCACCCACTGCGGATGTAGCACCGATCAGGAGACGGCGCCGACCCTTATTCACGCCATCATTGCTCATTAAGATTATCTCCCCTCAATCGACCTTATTTTGCTGCTCTGCAGAAGCAGAAGCATTCTGGCCGCTAAGAATTATAAAGCTACGGAATCGTGTACCTTAAAAATGGCCCAAATAGTAAAGAAAATACCCCTTTCTTACAAGGTGAATTGGCGATTTTCCCAACTTGTTAGGCCAAAGTCTTGACCTGATGCAGAGCAAAAAAAAACGCCTGCTCCAATACAGGAGAAGGCGTTTTTTCTGAATCGGGATTGCTCCGCGAAAAAGCGTATTAACGCTTGGAGAACTGTGGCTTCTTACGCGCTTTACGCAGACCCACTTTCTTACGCTCAACCATACGTGCATCACGGGTAACGTAACCCGCTTCACGCAGTGCAGGACGCAGAGTTTCATCGAACTCCATCAGCGCACGAGTGATACCGTGACGAATCGCACCAGCCTGACCGAAGCCGCCACCGCCTTTAACGGTTACAACAACATCAAACGCTTCCAGATTGTTAGTCAGTTCCAGAGGCTGACGAACGATCATGCGCGCAGTTTCACGACCGAAGTATTCTTCGATAGTGCGGTTGTTGATAGTGATTGCACCTGTACCTGGACGCAGGAAAACACGAGCAGTAGAAGTTTTACGACGACCTGTACCGTAATACTGTGTAGTAGACATGATTTTCCTTCCCCTTAGATGTTCAGTTCTTTAGGCTGCTGAGCCTGGTGCGGATGTTCTGCACCAGCGTATACTTTCAGCTTGGCGTACATAGCACGACCCAGAGGACCTTTTGGCAGCATGCCTTTAACAGCCAGCTCGATAGTGCGCTCAGGGAAAGTTTCTACCATTTTATCGAAAGATGCTTCTTTCAGACCACCTGGGAAGCCAGTGTGGTGGTAGTACATTTTGTCCTTACGCTTGTTACCGGTAACGCCTACTTTCTCAGCGTTAACAACTACGATATAGTCACCAGTATCAACGTGTGGAGTGTATTCTGGCTTATGCTTGCCACGCAGACGGCGTGCAATTTCAGTAGCCAGACGACCCAGAGTTTTACCTTCTGCGTCAACAACGTACCAGTCGCGTTTTACTTCGGCTGGTTTAGCGACGAATGTTTTCATCTGTATAGCCTTCACTAGACTCAGATCTCGTTGATTTTATTAATAAAATCGACCGACCTGACTTATAATTATTTGTTGCCGCAGCATCTCTGCAACAACTCGCTTGTGCCTGCCTCCCGCAAGAGCGGAAAACAGGGAGCGCGCATTATATATATGCGCACCAGGTACTGCAAGGAAAAAGTAACCCGGAGTGAGGGACTAACTATCTGATTCGAACCACCGTCAAACCACAAGCCCTTTCCGGCAGCGAACCGTTCAGGCCCGATGCTCCCTTGCCAGGTATTCGTGAGACTGCATCTCCAGCAACCGGCTCTGAGTACGCTCAATCTCAAATTCCAGACGCCCTTCACTGTAGATTTCATGAATAGGCTTTTCAGCACTGAGGATCAGTTTCACGCCACTGTCGTAGAACTCATCTACCATATTGATAAAGCGGCGTGCCGCATCATCATTGGAGCGACCCAGCTGCGGCACATTACCGACCAGCACTGCATGGAAGATCTTCGCCAGTTCAATATAGTCGTTCTGAGAGCGCGGCCCTTCACAGATATCCTTAAAATCAAACCAGACCACATCTTCACAGCAACGGCGGGTCTGCATATTACGGCCATTCACATCCAGCACTTCAGCCTCGACCACCTCTTCCAGATCCGGCGCCAGGCTTTCAAAACTACGATTCAGACTCTCATCTGCTTTGGAATCCAGCGGGTAGTGATAGAGCTCCGCCTGCTCCAGCGCACGCAGACGATAATCAACCCCACCATCCACATTCACTACTTCTGTAAACCGGTTCAGCATATCAATTGCCGGCAGGAATCGGGCCCGTTGCAATCCGTCTTTGTACAAACCGTCCGGTACAATATTTGAGGTTGCCACCAAAGCCACGCCGTTATTGAACAGCTCCTGCAGCAAGCCACCGAGTATCATTGCGTCGGTGATATCGGTAACAAAGAATTCATCAAAACAGATAATCCGGGTTTCAGAGGCGTATTTCTTGCCGATCTCTACCAACGGATTAGCCGTACCATCCAACGCTTTCAGCTCAGCATGCACACGCTGCATAAAACGGTGGAAATGGGTGCGCATCTTTTGTTCAAAAGGCAGACTGTCGTAGAAGGTATCCATCAGATAGGTCTTGCCGCGACCCACGCCACCCCAGAAATAGAGGCCTTTAACCGGCTCAACAGGCTCAGCTTTTTTCAGCTTGCTCTTGAGCCGCCCCATCAGACCTGATCGGGGCGCCGCAGGTTTCTGCGCAACCAGATCATCATACAGTCGCTGCAGGTGCTTGACCGCCATTTCCTGTGCGGGGTCGTAAGAGAAATCATCCCTTTGCAGATCTTGTTTGTATCGTTCTAATGGGGTCATTTTCAGTGCCAGTAATGTCAAAATTTAACCAGCGCGAACTTTACCGGCGAATCCGTCATTTAGCAAATGCAACATAAGGCGTAATCCGCCAACTCAGCAGCCCGAGAAGAGCGTTTTAAAAGGCTGCAGCGCGCTACGCGAAGTACAGGAAGCGGATTGTTTACACCGCAACAGGCGCAACCCAGAACCGGCGCTCTTTAAACGCCGATCAGGGAGGTCAACACCGGCAGCATAAACGCGGTAAAAGTTCCCGTCATAGCCATGGCAAGACCACCAAAGGCACCCGCAATCATGCCATACTCGAAGGCAAAGGCAGTGCCCATTGCGTGCGCCCCGACTCCCAGAACAAAGCCTTTCACAGCAGGGTCTTCAATTCTCAGCAGGCGATAGACCAGCGGCGCGATCAAACACCCCATCGCTCCGGTTATCAGCACCAGACCCGCAGCCAGTGAAGGGAACCCACCGATTTTTTCGGCAATGGCAATCGCGATGGGCGAAGTCACCGACTTAGGTGCAACCGTCATCAGCAGCGCGCGATCCAGCCCCATCCATGCCGCCAGCAAGATAGCAGAAACCGCCGCAACCAACGCACCTGATACTGACCCCAGCAACAAGGGCACCAACATCCGCCGCACCGTTGCCAGATGGTCATACAGCGGCACAGCCAGAGCGACGACGGCCGGGCCAAGCAAAAGATGGAGGTACTGCCCCCCCTGCATATAGGTTGGATAATCGGTATTGGTCAGATACAGCAGCAGTATGATCAGACTCAGAGACAACAGTACCGGATGCAGAAACGGCGTTTTTCCTGCCCGGCTGTTCAGCCAGGAAGCCAGAAGAAACACCACCAGCGTTACCACCAGCCAGGTTATTGGCTGAGACTGAAAATGCTGCCACAGACTCATTTTGACTCCTCCCCGGAGATAAATTTCCGCAGTAACAAGGCAACCACCAGCATGGTAATCAACGTACTGACAAACAACGACAGCAGTAACGCCCCCCAATACTCAGAGATAACGCCGAAGTGCTTCATCAGACCTACCCCGGCGGGCACTAACAGTAACGGCAGGATCTTCAGGATTCCCTCACTGCTCAACCTTAGCGAATCCGGCACCTTGCCATAGCCAATCAGCGCAAAAAACAGTACGACCATGCCCACCACAGATCCCGGCACAGGCACGCTGAGCATCCAAACCAGCAGCTCACCCAGCAACTGACAAAGCAACAGTATCAGAAACCCCTGTATCATCTTCAGCCCCTATACCAGCAATCCATACAACCGCCAGGATGCTGCGACCGCAAAACCGATAAAGAAAACCCCGGCAGCACGATGCACCCAGACCAGCGGCAGCTTTTGCAACACCACACGACCAAACACCACCCCCATCAGCGTTGTTAACGCCAACGCCATGGTACCGGCCAACCAGACGACTAAAGCAGGCTCAACCGCCGCCATGCCCGCAACCGAAAGCTGTGTTTTATCTCCCAGTTCGGCAAAAAAGATCAGCAGAAATACCGAAGCGATCAGGTGCGCCCCCACCTTTAACTCATCGTCTTCATCTTCATCTTCTGCTCTGAAAGCCTGAATACCGAAGAGCAAAAACAGCACCGCAACCACAGCCAGCACCACCTCCTGAGGGAGGTAAGCACTGATCGCAGCACCGAAAAGCACGGCAACCGTATTCAACACAGCAAAGGCAGCAACGCTGCCGATCACAATCGGCCATCCACGGCGGTATCTTGATGCTAAGGTCATGCAGACTAACTGACTCTTGTCACCGAACTCTGCCAGAAAGACCAGCAAAAAAACCTTAACAAAGGGCTCAAACAGCTCCATCCTAACTCCTGTATCAGCATACCGCAGCGCACCTTAACACAATTCCCCCGGCCTGCCCTGCCGAAGAATCACCGATCTCATTGAATTGCAGCCAGATCTTAACCCACCAGACGATGATCAATGTTAGAATATTCGCCAAATTCAACCTGACCGATCGATGCTATGAATTCCGTTATTAAAAAAGCCGTTATTCCCGTTGCCGGCCTCGGCACCCGTGTCCTGCCTGCCAGCAAAGCGATTCCTAAAGAGATGATGCCGGTAGTAGATAAACCGGTCATTCAGTATGTCATCGAAGAGGCGGTTGCCGCCGGCATCAGCGAGATCGTTCTGGTTACCCGCTCGGGCAAATCCGCCATTGAAGACCATTTCGACTGCCACTATGAGCTGGAAGCAGAGCTCGAACGCAAAGGCAAAACCGATATTCTTAATAGCGTGCGTAATATACTGCCATCTCAGGTCAGCATCACAGCAGTGCGTCAGCATCAGGCACTGGGTCTGGGTCATGCAGTGCTCTGTGCCGCTCCGATTATTGGTGACGAAGATTTTGCCGTCCTTTTACCGGATATGCTGATCGCCTGCGCACCCGGTCAGGAAGCGGATCTCAGCGCCATGACCGAGGCCTATCGCCAAAGCGGCATCGGCCAGATCATGGTCGAACCTGTACCCGAAGAGAAGGTAGACCGCTACGGCATTGTTGATTGCTCAGGGGTTAAGATAGCGCCCGGCGAAAGCGCGGCTATCGCCCGCATGGTTGAAAAGCCGAATGTCAACGAGGCGCCTTCCAATTTGTCCATCAACGGCCGCTACATCCTGCCGGGCCGTATCATGCAACTCCTCACCCAGACCCGCCCGGGCGCCGGAGGCGAGATACAGCTCACCGATGCGATGGCGACCTTCCTCGATGAAGGAGAGCTCGAGGCATTTCATATGCGCGGTAAAACTTATGATTGCGGCAACAAAGCCGGATACCTGCAAGCCAATCTGGCTTATGGCCTGAATCATCCGGAAACCGCCGCAGCACTGAAAGACTTTATTCGCGATCTGGACCTCTGAGGTCGTCAGGATCAAGGGACATTTTTCTTCAGGTTTATCAGGGGTACAATCCCCTGAGACCGCCCGTTTTCGAAAGGAACCGCCATGCCACTGCAACAGTCGCCTGCCTGGCAGGCTCTGACAAAGCATGCAGAACAGATGTCTGCCCGCCATATCAGCGACCTGTTTAAGTCAGATACGCAGCGCTTTACCCAACTCAGTTTCAGTCAGGATGATATCCTGCTGGATCTGTCGAAACAGCGCATGACTGAGGAGACCTTATCGCTGCTGACATCGCTGGCTAGCGAGCGAAACCTGCAGCAATGGACGGAAGACCTGTTTTCTGGCGCACCGGTTAACGCCTCTGAAAACCGCCCCGCCCTGCATACCGCATTACGTGCACCGGGCAGCTCCAGCCTGCTGCTGAATGGTCAGGACATCATTCCGGAGATTCAGTCTAATCTGGAACGCATGCAGGCGATTGTCGAGCGCATTCATTCAGGGCAATGGCGTGGTTTTACCGGACATTCGATCAACACCGTTGTTAATATCGGCGTAGGCGGCTCTGACCTTGGCCCCTTGATGGCGTGCAAAGCCCTGGCAGAAAACCAGCCTGAAGAAGCCGCTCACATCCAGATCCACTTTGTCTCGTCAATGGATGGCAGTCAGTTGGCCGAGCTGCTGAACAAACTGAATCCGGCCCGTACCCTGTTTGTCATCTCCTCTAAGTCATTTACCACGGTAGACACGCTGGCTAACGCCAATACCGCCAAAGAGTGGCTGAAGAAATCCAGCATGGCAGACAATGAAACCATGCTGACCGCACGTCACTTTATCGGCGTATCTGCCGCCAGTGAGAAGATGACCGAATGGGGCATCTCCGCCTCCCACCAGCTCGGATTCTGGGAGTGGACCGGCGGGCGTTACTCAATGTGGTCCACCATAGGATTTCCCATTGCACTGAAGCTCGGCATGCCCGGCTTCCGTCAGTTACTGGCCGGCGCGCACGCGATGGACCAGCACTTTCGCACAGCCCCTTTCGGGGAAAACCTGCCGGTGCTACTGGCTTTATGCGGGATCTGGAATATCAATTTCCTGAAGATCAACGCCCATGCCATTCTCCCCTACGACGGCCGTCTCAGCCACTTCCCGGCCTATCTGGAACAGCTTGAGATGGAGAGCAATGGCAAATCCGTTACCCGAGATGGCACGCTCACGGATTACAGCACCTGTCCTATTCTCTGGGGAGAAGTGGGCAGTAATGCCCAACACGCTTTCTATCAACTCCTGCATCAGGGCACCGAATCGGTGATGTGCGACTTTATCGTCGCCGCCAGACGCTATCATCAGAGCGGCAATAACGAGCTGCTGCATCAGCACCAGCTGAATCTGGCCAACTGCCTTGCCCAGTCCCGCATTCTGGCTCTGGGTGATTCAGTACTGAAAGATGCCGAGAGCGCACCGGTATATAAACGCTACCGTGGTAATCAGCCCTGCACAACTCTGCTGCTGGACGAACTCACGCCAGCCAGTCTGGGCCAACTGATCGCCCTTTATGAGCACAAAGTTTTCGTGCAGTCGGTTATCTGGGGCATTAACCCATTCGATCAATGGGGCGTAGAGCTGGGGAAAAAAGTAGCCACCTCATTACTCAGCGCACTGTCAGCAGACCCCGCCGCCAGCGACTTTGACTCCTCAACCCGGGGATTACTAGAGAAAATTTCCAGCCAGAGCGAGCCCGAAGCATGAGAATCACAATCTGGGGTAATGAACTACCCGCCTGGACCGCCGCTGCCGCTCTCGCCGAGGCCGGCAACCATGTCAGCATGGTCAGCGAATACCTCAGCTCAGATCAGGAACTGGAATTCAAAGCCAGCAACGAACCCGGCCTGCAGGGATTGATCCAGTCACAGCGCGAGGCCGGCCGACTGAGCTTCAGTGACCAGCAGCAGGCCCTGCAGGGCAGCAACAATCATATCTTTGCACTGAGCCCGAATCAGTACCCTCTGGCTGAGCAACTGACCCTGCAGCTAAAACAGTTTCATCCGAATAAGCTTCTGATTATTAACCAGTCCAATTTTGGTGTCGGCAGCAGCGATAAACTGCAGAAACTGCTGCAAAGTAAGCGCAATCAGATTGTTGCTTATATACCCGACATGCTCGCCGAAGGCTCGGCACTGAAGAATTTTAAATCGCCGGAAACCCTGATACTGGGTTGTGAAGATGAATCTGCCATCATGACCATCAGGGCATTACTGCGCCCATTCAGCCAGGGGCTGAAGCAGTGGCTGATCATGTCTGCAAAGGAAGCGGAGTTTACCAAATTCGCCAATACCGGAATGCTTGCCCTTCGACTCGGTTATATCAATGAACTGGCTAACCTCGCAGATCACCTTCAGGTCGATATCGAAGTGATCCGGGCCGCTCTGATCAGCGACCCACGCATCGGCCCACACTACCTGCACCCCGGCTGCGGTTTCGGCGGCCAGCATTTTCAGCAATACATCGCCGGCCTGTCGGAACTGATGAGCGAGAATCGCAACTCTAAACTGCTGGATACGGTTCTGATCGAAAACGAAAAACAGAAAGAACAACCGTTCCGCAAACTCTGGCGCCACTATGAGTGCGATCTGCAGGGCAAAACGATTACTGTCTGGGGGCTGTCATTTAAACCCGGCACGGCCAGTATCGACAACGCACCCAGCCTGAAAATCATCGAGACACTGCTTGCACAAAAATGCCAGATTAAACTGCACGATCCGCTGGCACTGAGCAATATCCGCCAGCGTTTTGGTGATCTACCTGAACTGATCTACTGCGAGGACAGCTACCAGGCACTGGAACAGAGTGATGGCCTGCTGCTGCTGACCGAATGGCCTGAATACTGGTCACCCGACTACGAGCGCATTCTGCAACTGATGCGATCACCACTGGTGATCGACGGTAGAAATATTTTCGCAAAAGAAACCCTGCTTGAGCAGGGCTTCACCTATTACGGAGTAGGCCGCTGACGCGGCCTCTGTCAGTTGCCGGGGTAAAAGCCCCGGTACCAGTCCACGAACCGGTTCATACCGTCCTGAATACTGGTGCTCGGTTTGAAACCAACCGCCTGCTCCAACCCTGACACGTCAGCATAGGTCGCAGGAACATCCCCCGGCTGCATCGGCAGATACTCTTTTACCGCTTCCCGACCGGCTGCATTTTCGATCGCCTGAATAAACTCCATCAGCTCAATTGGCTGATTATTACCGATGTTATACACACGGTACGGCGCCTTACTCGCTGCCGGGCTGTTCATCGCCTGCTGATCATCTCGCTGCGGAATCACATCCTGAATCCGAATCACACCTTCGACAATATCCTCAACGAAGGTAAAGTCACGGCGCATCTTGCCATGGTTGAACACCTTAATCGGCTCACCCTGCAGAATCGCCCGGGTGAACAGGAACGGCGCCATATCCGGACGGCCCCAGGGCCCATATACGGTAAAGAAACGCAGGCCGGTCGTTGGGATATCGTAAAGGTGGGAGTATGAGTGAGCCATCAGCTCATTGGATTTTTTCGTCGCCGCATAAAGGGAGACCGGATGATCCACCGCATCATCGGTAGAGAATGGCATCTTCACATTCATACCATACACCGAAGAGGAGGAGGCGTAGACCAGATGACCCACCTCATTATTCCGGCAACCTTCCAGAATTGTCATCATCCCCACCAGATTAGAATCCACATAAGCAAACGGATTCTGCAGCGAATAACGCACGCCGGCCTGAGCGGCAAGGTGTATAACGCGATCAAACTTCTCCTGCCTGAACAGCGCCGCCATCCCTTCACGATCCGCCAGATCCAGCTCGACAAAACGAAAACCTTGCAGGGGCTGTAACTGATTCAGACGGGCATGCTTCAGGTTAATGTCATAGTAGTCGTTAAGATTATCCAGACCGACCACTTCATGGCCTGCCTGACAAAGGCGTTGCGCCGTATAAAAACCGATAAAGCCGGCTGCGCCCGTGACTAAGAATTTCATTCTATTATCCGCTACCAGAGGTGATTCAATGCTGGCCGTGCTGACGACCATGCAAAATTAATAAAGCGCGTCATGCTGACGCGCCCGCTTTGATCAGAGCTGAGCAATACTCCGCCCACGGCCGATACCGTAGTATTCCAGACCATGACGTTCAACCAGCTCCGGCTCATACATATTCCGGCCATCAATAACGACCGGATTGATCAGCGCTGCCCTGATCATATCGAAGTCAGGTGCACGAAACGCCTTCCACTCGGTGCAGATCACCAGCAGATCAGCACCCTGCAAGGCCGCTTCTTTAGTACCAACCAGTTCCAGATCATCCCGGCAACCATAGATGCGCTGGGTTTCTTCCATCGCTTCAGGATCGAAAGCCCGTACTTTTGCCCCCTTCTGCCACAGGTTTTCCATCAGTACCCGACTGGAAGCCTCGCGCATATCATCGGTATTCGGCTTGAAAGAGAGCCCCCACAGCGCAATGGTTTTACCTTCGATGTTACCGGAAAAATAATCATTAACCCGGTTAAACAGCACCTCTTTCTGGCGGTAGTTCACCGCCTCAACCGACTTCAGCAGCCGGGCATCGTACTCAATCCCGTCCGCTGTGCGCACCAGCGCCTGAACATCTTTAGGGAAACAGGAACCGCCGTAACCACAACCCGGATAGATAAAGTGATAACCAATGCGCTCGTCCGAACCAATACCCCGACGAACATTTTCAATATCGGCACCAAGGCGCTCCGCCAGTTGTGACATCTCATTCATAAAGCTGATCTTGGTAGCCAGCATGCAGTTCGCCGCATATTTGGTCAGCTCAGCACTGCGCAGATCCATAAAGATCATACGATCATGGTTACGGTTAAACGGCGCATAGAGTTCGCGCATCCGGGTTTCGACATGATCACTGTCCGTACCAATAACAATGCGATCAGGGCGCATACAGTCATTAACCGCCGCACCCTCTTTGAGGAACTCCGGATTGGATACCACATGGAAATCAATCGATTCATTACGTGAGGCCAGCACCGCAGCAATATGCGCAGCCACTTTATCTCCGGTACCTACAGGCACAGTCGATTTATCAACGATGATTTTCGGCGAAGTCATATGCGTTGCAATGGTCTCAGCAACAGCCAGCACGTACTTCAGATCCGCTGAACCATCCTCATCGGGTGGTGTACCCACCGCAATAAACTGCACTTCGGCATGAGCCACACCCTCAGCCGCATCGGTCGTAAAGTGCAGACGACCTTCAGCAAAGTTACTCTCTACCAGCGGTGTCAGACCGGGCTCATAGATGGGAATAATACCCTTCTTCAGGTTATCTACCTTCGCCTGATCGACGTCGACACAGACCACTTCATGACCCACATCAGCCAGAACCGCAGCCTGGACCAGCCCCACATAACCGATGCCAAATACCGTAACTTTCATTCAGATTTCCTTAACCGGCAAAGCCGACCCGGCTTCACCTACAGAACACTTGGAGAATTTAACCTTAGTGCAACATTATACGCACTTAAAATGAAAAAGTTATTGCGAAGACCTGTACTGAAAATCCCGT encodes the following:
- a CDS encoding TMEM165/GDT1 family protein translates to MELFEPFVKVFLLVFLAEFGDKSQLVCMTLASRYRRGWPIVIGSVAAFAVLNTVAVLFGAAISAYLPQEVVLAVVAVLFLLFGIQAFRAEDEDEDDELKVGAHLIASVFLLIFFAELGDKTQLSVAGMAAVEPALVVWLAGTMALALTTLMGVVFGRVVLQKLPLVWVHRAAGVFFIGFAVAASWRLYGLLV
- a CDS encoding nucleotide sugar dehydrogenase, coding for MRITIWGNELPAWTAAAALAEAGNHVSMVSEYLSSDQELEFKASNEPGLQGLIQSQREAGRLSFSDQQQALQGSNNHIFALSPNQYPLAEQLTLQLKQFHPNKLLIINQSNFGVGSSDKLQKLLQSKRNQIVAYIPDMLAEGSALKNFKSPETLILGCEDESAIMTIRALLRPFSQGLKQWLIMSAKEAEFTKFANTGMLALRLGYINELANLADHLQVDIEVIRAALISDPRIGPHYLHPGCGFGGQHFQQYIAGLSELMSENRNSKLLDTVLIENEKQKEQPFRKLWRHYECDLQGKTITVWGLSFKPGTASIDNAPSLKIIETLLAQKCQIKLHDPLALSNIRQRFGDLPELIYCEDSYQALEQSDGLLLLTEWPEYWSPDYERILQLMRSPLVIDGRNIFAKETLLEQGFTYYGVGR
- the pgi gene encoding glucose-6-phosphate isomerase, with translation MPLQQSPAWQALTKHAEQMSARHISDLFKSDTQRFTQLSFSQDDILLDLSKQRMTEETLSLLTSLASERNLQQWTEDLFSGAPVNASENRPALHTALRAPGSSSLLLNGQDIIPEIQSNLERMQAIVERIHSGQWRGFTGHSINTVVNIGVGGSDLGPLMACKALAENQPEEAAHIQIHFVSSMDGSQLAELLNKLNPARTLFVISSKSFTTVDTLANANTAKEWLKKSSMADNETMLTARHFIGVSAASEKMTEWGISASHQLGFWEWTGGRYSMWSTIGFPIALKLGMPGFRQLLAGAHAMDQHFRTAPFGENLPVLLALCGIWNINFLKINAHAILPYDGRLSHFPAYLEQLEMESNGKSVTRDGTLTDYSTCPILWGEVGSNAQHAFYQLLHQGTESVMCDFIVAARRYHQSGNNELLHQHQLNLANCLAQSRILALGDSVLKDAESAPVYKRYRGNQPCTTLLLDELTPASLGQLIALYEHKVFVQSVIWGINPFDQWGVELGKKVATSLLSALSADPAASDFDSSTRGLLEKISSQSEPEA
- a CDS encoding UDP-glucose dehydrogenase family protein, with amino-acid sequence MKVTVFGIGYVGLVQAAVLADVGHEVVCVDVDQAKVDNLKKGIIPIYEPGLTPLVESNFAEGRLHFTTDAAEGVAHAEVQFIAVGTPPDEDGSADLKYVLAVAETIATHMTSPKIIVDKSTVPVGTGDKVAAHIAAVLASRNESIDFHVVSNPEFLKEGAAVNDCMRPDRIVIGTDSDHVETRMRELYAPFNRNHDRMIFMDLRSAELTKYAANCMLATKISFMNEMSQLAERLGADIENVRRGIGSDERIGYHFIYPGCGYGGSCFPKDVQALVRTADGIEYDARLLKSVEAVNYRQKEVLFNRVNDYFSGNIEGKTIALWGLSFKPNTDDMREASSRVLMENLWQKGAKVRAFDPEAMEETQRIYGCRDDLELVGTKEAALQGADLLVICTEWKAFRAPDFDMIRAALINPVVIDGRNMYEPELVERHGLEYYGIGRGRSIAQL
- the rpsI gene encoding 30S ribosomal protein S9; its protein translation is MSTTQYYGTGRRKTSTARVFLRPGTGAITINNRTIEEYFGRETARMIVRQPLELTNNLEAFDVVVTVKGGGGFGQAGAIRHGITRALMEFDETLRPALREAGYVTRDARMVERKKVGLRKARKKPQFSKR
- a CDS encoding CidA/LrgA family protein; translated protein: MIQGFLILLLCQLLGELLVWMLSVPVPGSVVGMVVLFFALIGYGKVPDSLRLSSEGILKILPLLLVPAGVGLMKHFGVISEYWGALLLSLFVSTLITMLVVALLLRKFISGEESK
- the rplM gene encoding 50S ribosomal protein L13; the protein is MKTFVAKPAEVKRDWYVVDAEGKTLGRLATEIARRLRGKHKPEYTPHVDTGDYIVVVNAEKVGVTGNKRKDKMYYHHTGFPGGLKEASFDKMVETFPERTIELAVKGMLPKGPLGRAMYAKLKVYAGAEHPHQAQQPKELNI
- the zapE gene encoding cell division protein ZapE; the encoded protein is MTPLERYKQDLQRDDFSYDPAQEMAVKHLQRLYDDLVAQKPAAPRSGLMGRLKSKLKKAEPVEPVKGLYFWGGVGRGKTYLMDTFYDSLPFEQKMRTHFHRFMQRVHAELKALDGTANPLVEIGKKYASETRIICFDEFFVTDITDAMILGGLLQELFNNGVALVATSNIVPDGLYKDGLQRARFLPAIDMLNRFTEVVNVDGGVDYRLRALEQAELYHYPLDSKADESLNRSFESLAPDLEEVVEAEVLDVNGRNMQTRRCCEDVVWFDFKDICEGPRSQNDYIELAKIFHAVLVGNVPQLGRSNDDAARRFINMVDEFYDSGVKLILSAEKPIHEIYSEGRLEFEIERTQSRLLEMQSHEYLAREHRA
- a CDS encoding LrgB family protein codes for the protein MSLWQHFQSQPITWLVVTLVVFLLASWLNSRAGKTPFLHPVLLSLSLIILLLYLTNTDYPTYMQGGQYLHLLLGPAVVALAVPLYDHLATVRRMLVPLLLGSVSGALVAAVSAILLAAWMGLDRALLMTVAPKSVTSPIAIAIAEKIGGFPSLAAGLVLITGAMGCLIAPLVYRLLRIEDPAVKGFVLGVGAHAMGTAFAFEYGMIAGAFGGLAMAMTGTFTAFMLPVLTSLIGV
- a CDS encoding NAD-dependent epimerase — protein: MKFLVTGAAGFIGFYTAQRLCQAGHEVVGLDNLNDYYDINLKHARLNQLQPLQGFRFVELDLADREGMAALFRQEKFDRVIHLAAQAGVRYSLQNPFAYVDSNLVGMMTILEGCRNNEVGHLVYASSSSVYGMNVKMPFSTDDAVDHPVSLYAATKKSNELMAHSYSHLYDIPTTGLRFFTVYGPWGRPDMAPFLFTRAILQGEPIKVFNHGKMRRDFTFVEDIVEGVIRIQDVIPQRDDQQAMNSPAASKAPYRVYNIGNNQPIELMEFIQAIENAAGREAVKEYLPMQPGDVPATYADVSGLEQAVGFKPSTSIQDGMNRFVDWYRGFYPGN
- the galU gene encoding UTP--glucose-1-phosphate uridylyltransferase GalU, translated to MNSVIKKAVIPVAGLGTRVLPASKAIPKEMMPVVDKPVIQYVIEEAVAAGISEIVLVTRSGKSAIEDHFDCHYELEAELERKGKTDILNSVRNILPSQVSITAVRQHQALGLGHAVLCAAPIIGDEDFAVLLPDMLIACAPGQEADLSAMTEAYRQSGIGQIMVEPVPEEKVDRYGIVDCSGVKIAPGESAAIARMVEKPNVNEAPSNLSINGRYILPGRIMQLLTQTRPGAGGEIQLTDAMATFLDEGELEAFHMRGKTYDCGNKAGYLQANLAYGLNHPETAAALKDFIRDLDL